A genomic window from Providencia alcalifaciens includes:
- a CDS encoding glycoside hydrolase family 32 protein, which translates to MKQKLQQAQFALEQLKAQRGNTYYPDFHLAPPAGWMNDPNGLIYFDGVYHAFYQHHPMSADWGPMHWGHATSHDMIHWQHEPIALAPGDDYDRDGCFSGCAVNDNGTLSLIYTGHVWLKEAGDDSAIREVQCLATSTDGIHFEKQGIVLTPPEGIMHFRDPKIWQENGTWWMVLGARDAANCGQTLLYKGNSLREWQLDRILAHADVDGGYMWECPDFFPCGNHHYLMFSPQGIQQNTGYQYRNRFQSGVIQGHWQQGSAFIQSQKFTELDNGHDFYAPQSFTTADGRRVIMAWMDMWESAMPSKQEGWAGCLTLPRELFVRDGHLCQRPVIEAKSLRQQSHPIEPHSVSKTEVLLDHSSAIELELVWDIDQSNAERYGIALGNKVGDGLALYIDSQSQRLVLWRHYPEYELDGYRSIPLPASDKLSLRIFIDRSSVEVFVNEGDAAMSSRIYPQPNARKLMLFASHGSAVISEGTLWQLK; encoded by the coding sequence ATGAAGCAGAAACTTCAGCAAGCACAATTTGCTCTTGAGCAACTTAAAGCTCAACGTGGAAACACCTATTACCCTGACTTCCATCTTGCTCCGCCCGCTGGCTGGATGAATGATCCCAATGGCTTGATTTACTTTGATGGGGTATATCATGCATTCTATCAACATCATCCAATGAGTGCTGATTGGGGACCGATGCATTGGGGTCACGCCACCAGCCACGACATGATCCATTGGCAACATGAACCTATCGCTCTAGCACCCGGTGATGATTATGACCGTGATGGATGTTTTTCGGGTTGTGCCGTAAATGATAATGGAACCCTTTCACTCATTTACACAGGGCATGTGTGGCTAAAAGAAGCCGGTGACGATAGCGCTATCCGTGAAGTGCAATGTTTAGCAACCAGCACTGACGGTATTCACTTTGAAAAACAAGGTATTGTGCTAACCCCTCCTGAGGGCATTATGCATTTCCGTGACCCCAAAATTTGGCAAGAAAATGGAACTTGGTGGATGGTGCTAGGTGCACGAGACGCGGCAAATTGTGGACAAACGTTGCTCTATAAGGGTAACTCACTACGCGAATGGCAACTTGATAGAATCCTCGCCCACGCTGACGTTGATGGTGGCTATATGTGGGAATGCCCAGATTTCTTCCCGTGTGGCAACCACCACTATTTGATGTTTTCACCACAAGGCATCCAACAAAACACAGGTTACCAATATCGTAATCGCTTCCAATCTGGCGTGATCCAAGGTCACTGGCAACAAGGAAGCGCCTTTATACAAAGCCAAAAATTTACTGAACTGGATAATGGGCACGATTTCTACGCGCCACAATCATTCACTACCGCGGATGGGCGACGTGTCATTATGGCTTGGATGGATATGTGGGAATCAGCCATGCCGTCCAAACAAGAAGGCTGGGCGGGCTGCTTAACCCTACCACGCGAGTTATTTGTACGAGATGGACATTTATGCCAACGCCCGGTGATTGAAGCCAAATCATTACGCCAACAGAGCCACCCCATTGAGCCTCACTCGGTCAGTAAAACAGAAGTTTTACTCGACCATTCCAGCGCCATCGAATTAGAGCTTGTTTGGGATATAGACCAAAGCAATGCAGAACGATATGGTATAGCGCTAGGCAATAAGGTCGGCGATGGATTAGCGCTGTATATTGATAGCCAATCCCAGCGCTTAGTGCTCTGGCGGCACTACCCAGAATATGAGCTGGATGGTTATCGCAGCATTCCATTACCTGCGAGCGATAAACTTTCATTGCGTATTTTTATCGATCGCTCCTCCGTTGAAGTCTTTGTCAACGAAGGTGACGCTGCAATGTCTAGCCGTATTTATCCCCAACCTAATGCACGCAAGTTAATGTTATTTGCTTCTCATGGCAGCGCGGTTATTTCTGAAGGAACACTTTGGCAGCTAAAATAA
- a CDS encoding SrfA family protein yields MNKAFLRSGKLENYLPLGENGQAVYVSALQLRETLRLQKKNNIADCLAIPQPNETGERIDWYSPVDGEIISWTTASEEEKNNAYTRLKNNQDELKNFSENKQQSENKEQQLFGALLSKTIQFPDQDHVYIVGGQPVITFWGFVNVNKQSRTDPVACLKPLAPPAPIAPAAAPVVETASVIVPQKPWWRFLLWLLPLLLLLLLAAFFLRGCFSAPIVPTAHINTPQVTLPNINVPAVDVPKPNLNVEPTLVAPGQAQVVNTHGVNVHGLNGTVAVPDQTTNGQVASAVDTNLPNTPVVDPAVVPLPEDTNGNTPAVSTNPNSPNTPVVDPTQSVAGNTPTSNDPFANNGAAANMPAPLNIPQEAIQSGSVQFLNGQWHVGAGVQDQKTGKPLSLQYNVNNGKGDVIMTRSDGVTCQGPISASMNSGGLSINNQAQANCSDGSSYRMPNITCHPGSKNIADCQGEYDKNQIFPISMKRESN; encoded by the coding sequence GTGAATAAAGCTTTCCTGCGTAGTGGAAAATTAGAAAATTATCTTCCATTGGGAGAAAACGGGCAGGCAGTTTATGTGTCTGCATTACAACTTCGAGAAACACTACGCTTACAAAAAAAAAATAATATTGCAGATTGTCTTGCCATCCCCCAACCCAATGAAACTGGCGAGCGAATTGACTGGTATTCTCCTGTTGATGGCGAAATTATTTCTTGGACGACCGCATCTGAAGAAGAAAAAAATAATGCTTATACACGACTAAAAAATAACCAAGATGAATTGAAAAATTTCAGTGAAAATAAGCAACAATCAGAGAACAAAGAGCAGCAATTATTTGGTGCGCTACTGAGCAAAACAATCCAATTTCCGGATCAAGACCACGTTTATATTGTCGGTGGTCAGCCTGTCATTACATTTTGGGGATTCGTGAACGTGAACAAACAGTCACGCACCGATCCTGTCGCCTGTTTAAAACCTTTAGCGCCTCCTGCGCCAATCGCACCAGCCGCCGCGCCAGTTGTAGAAACTGCGTCAGTGATTGTGCCCCAAAAACCATGGTGGCGATTTTTACTGTGGTTATTACCTTTATTGCTGCTTCTGCTGCTTGCCGCTTTTTTTTTAAGAGGCTGCTTTAGTGCACCTATTGTCCCAACCGCCCATATTAATACGCCGCAGGTAACCCTACCAAATATCAATGTTCCCGCCGTTGACGTTCCTAAGCCGAACCTGAATGTGGAACCAACATTAGTAGCTCCGGGGCAGGCTCAGGTGGTCAATACGCATGGTGTCAATGTTCATGGTCTCAATGGCACGGTGGCTGTTCCTGATCAAACCACAAATGGCCAAGTTGCAAGCGCGGTAGATACTAATTTGCCAAACACCCCAGTGGTTGACCCCGCGGTTGTGCCATTACCAGAAGATACCAATGGCAATACGCCCGCAGTATCAACAAACCCAAATTCACCGAATACCCCCGTGGTCGACCCGACTCAATCCGTTGCTGGCAATACACCTACCAGTAACGACCCGTTCGCAAATAACGGCGCAGCGGCAAATATGCCAGCACCACTGAATATTCCACAAGAAGCGATTCAAAGTGGATCTGTTCAGTTTTTAAATGGACAGTGGCATGTAGGGGCTGGGGTTCAGGACCAAAAAACCGGTAAGCCATTAAGCCTGCAATACAATGTGAATAATGGCAAAGGTGACGTCATTATGACCCGCAGTGATGGCGTGACTTGTCAAGGCCCTATCTCGGCATCCATGAATTCTGGTGGGCTGAGTATTAATAACCAAGCCCAAGCAAACTGCAGCGATGGCTCATCCTATCGCATGCCCAATATTACCTGCCACCCTGGCTCAAAAAACATCGCTGACTGCCAAGGTGAATACGATAAAAATCAAATATTCCCTATCTCAATGAAACGGGAGAGTAACTAA
- a CDS encoding vWA domain-containing protein yields MNRVLRLTSDTQKADYSLNNQQELSALLTQYFPAKYQYLFAHGEQQPDGAIIWSTSVSGHPIPLSSLDKVEFSNHHRLLCERLNDIQTRANKLLEEKQITQEQYLLLEKAAVLPDTESVYIINNQPVITWWPRTTPLPAPVPAPAAIQSAAPIAAAAAAPSRNRWLALFGFLILLLLFALLFSWLRGCFDPKTLPTVVENTHVEPAPKPIPEPIPEPVPEPVPEPETVPEPETVPEPETVPEPAPVPVNPLTPMEKCLQTEMQKRGMTDAKANSVCNAKLNPPARKVCPVNRKPQDAPQVVIIFDASYSMNMSMTLSKQQIDYIEETWEPFVGWDVEPRRINVAKKALGEIVKNIPNDTNIMTIVAADCEKIQSTGNITPNNRSSLLSFIKRIEPDGGTPLADSITQANRSIKDNNRDTIIILISDGVESCKKDPCAAARALKRAHPKAVINVIDIMGSGAGNCVAQATGGKVFTAKNAKDVAVMMEKALSDYIPEGCN; encoded by the coding sequence ATGAATAGAGTATTGCGTTTAACCAGCGACACCCAAAAAGCAGACTATAGTTTAAATAATCAACAAGAACTGTCGGCATTATTAACTCAGTATTTTCCCGCAAAATACCAATATTTATTTGCCCATGGCGAACAACAACCCGATGGTGCAATTATCTGGAGTACCTCAGTCTCCGGTCACCCCATTCCATTATCATCTTTAGATAAAGTTGAATTTTCAAACCATCACCGACTTCTTTGCGAAAGATTAAATGATATTCAGACGCGAGCGAATAAATTACTTGAAGAAAAACAGATCACCCAAGAACAGTATCTATTATTAGAGAAAGCTGCCGTCCTTCCTGATACTGAAAGTGTTTATATTATAAATAACCAGCCCGTTATAACATGGTGGCCAAGAACAACCCCTCTTCCGGCTCCCGTCCCAGCCCCTGCAGCCATTCAATCCGCAGCCCCCATTGCCGCTGCTGCCGCTGCGCCAAGTAGAAATCGTTGGTTAGCCTTATTTGGCTTTTTAATTCTGTTATTACTTTTTGCATTACTATTTTCATGGTTAAGAGGCTGTTTTGACCCAAAAACACTCCCGACTGTTGTCGAAAATACGCATGTCGAACCTGCACCTAAACCTATTCCTGAGCCCATTCCAGAACCCGTTCCCGAGCCCGTTCCTGAGCCTGAGACCGTTCCTGAGCCTGAGACCGTTCCTGAGCCTGAGACCGTTCCAGAACCTGCACCTGTTCCCGTTAATCCATTAACCCCGATGGAAAAATGCCTACAAACAGAGATGCAAAAACGCGGAATGACGGATGCGAAGGCCAACAGCGTCTGTAATGCAAAACTCAATCCTCCGGCCCGAAAAGTGTGCCCAGTGAACCGGAAACCTCAAGATGCACCTCAAGTTGTGATTATTTTCGATGCCTCTTACTCCATGAATATGAGCATGACACTGTCAAAGCAACAAATTGATTATATTGAAGAAACCTGGGAACCGTTCGTAGGTTGGGATGTGGAGCCAAGACGCATTAACGTGGCTAAAAAAGCGTTAGGAGAAATTGTTAAAAACATTCCTAATGACACAAACATTATGACTATCGTTGCAGCCGACTGCGAAAAAATTCAGTCAACGGGCAATATCACGCCGAATAATCGCTCTAGCCTATTGAGTTTTATCAAGAGAATAGAGCCGGACGGCGGAACTCCATTGGCCGACTCCATCACTCAAGCAAATCGATCCATTAAGGACAACAACCGAGACACCATCATCATCTTGATCTCTGATGGTGTTGAATCTTGCAAAAAAGACCCGTGTGCCGCAGCGAGAGCGTTAAAACGAGCTCACCCTAAAGCCGTCATCAATGTCATTGATATTATGGGTAGCGGGGCTGGAAACTGTGTGGCACAAGCTACGGGCGGAAAGGTCTTTACGGCAAAAAATGCCAAGGATGTTGCCGTGATGATGGAGAAAGCCCTCAGTGATTACATTCCCGAAGGATGTAATTAA
- a CDS encoding virulence factor SrfB, which yields MLAQLTDHKDKITLIRDSNIQFLDFGFTLLQRKEYGEFTRKGENGPLLRLIYDERSDKFIFPTPKNSTPITSEPEFSFSIEESLKLLNDIWIPLPFFRFNPPRSFSNGPYNWVRAMFHQLAEPDEDGNTHRIVIAFDTRIVPNRENTAYLAPNEDDVRSGIGFALAYLGHEVEDFLELSWVDSWLREIFSEQATSALRMYHDELEEALSQFQHQAHYLNLLHILGENIKLPEVKLNETKSQEPPIEVDLILDVGNSRTCGILIEDHKNDDKGLTQLYELTLRDLSQPYYVYNEPFQSRVEFAQAEFGKQDFSVSSGRNDAFMWPTIGRVGPEANRMASQRLGTEGSTGVSSPKRYLWDDTPYSPGWRFSRAFGQTEKEPLATAIPMTYLLNDHGDPLFRLDENDRMPVFTPNYTRSSLMTIMLTEVLTQALTQMNSSAQRLKMNHASAPRQLRNIILTIPPAMPKPERVIFENCMENALGLIWKAMGWNPIDNPLTFKGNDVDCRPPLPSIHVKWDEATCGQLVYLYNETQIHFGERTEAFFKSQVRDDNRALTGDSVLKIASIDIGGGTTDLVITRYKLDAGNGSNVKIVPTQLFREGFKIAGDDILLDIIRLCVLPALRASLLDSGVSDPDALMSSLFGSEGLDAGQQVLRQQLTLQIFSPIGLKILNQYENYNPLKICENINTTFGEFLSQQPTPKVFHYINDAVNKELGASDAFSILNVPLQVNFAQLHGEFISGQRINITSSLKALCEVLHYYSCDILLLTGRPSRLPGIQALFKLLQPVPPSRILPLHGYKTGGWYPFNKKGRIDDPKSTAAVGAMLCLLAENSRLLNFYFSIGNFRPYSTVRYLGMLDSHNTLSDDVVYYRDIDLDRPDYQLNEQTSFEARGAVRLGFRQLNNARWPASPLYTLRIKNPKLAQKLSVENGVIRMKLQVEQQRQSRDDNPVSLERFVISEVEMLDASNVKPRDLNFKLNTLADSGIGETNYWMDSGSVLVK from the coding sequence ATGTTAGCGCAATTAACTGATCATAAAGATAAAATCACGCTTATTCGTGATAGTAACATCCAATTTTTGGATTTTGGTTTTACGCTACTCCAACGTAAAGAATATGGCGAGTTCACACGCAAAGGCGAAAATGGTCCATTACTGCGTTTAATTTATGATGAACGCAGCGATAAATTTATCTTCCCTACCCCTAAAAATAGTACGCCGATAACTTCAGAGCCTGAATTTAGTTTTTCCATCGAAGAGTCATTAAAGTTACTGAATGATATTTGGATCCCGCTGCCATTTTTCCGATTTAATCCACCGAGATCATTTTCTAACGGCCCATATAACTGGGTCAGAGCTATGTTTCACCAATTGGCTGAACCCGATGAAGATGGAAACACACACCGCATTGTCATCGCGTTTGATACCCGAATTGTGCCTAATCGCGAAAATACCGCTTATCTCGCACCGAATGAAGATGATGTGCGCTCAGGAATTGGGTTTGCTCTCGCCTATTTAGGGCATGAAGTTGAAGATTTCTTAGAGCTCTCTTGGGTCGATAGTTGGTTACGTGAAATTTTCAGTGAACAAGCCACATCAGCACTCAGAATGTATCACGATGAATTGGAAGAGGCGCTTTCACAGTTCCAACATCAGGCCCACTACCTTAATCTACTGCACATTCTGGGTGAGAATATTAAGTTACCCGAAGTGAAGCTGAATGAAACCAAGTCCCAAGAGCCACCAATTGAAGTAGATTTGATCTTGGACGTTGGCAACTCGCGTACCTGCGGGATCTTAATTGAAGATCATAAAAACGATGATAAAGGCCTGACCCAGCTTTATGAGCTAACTCTCCGCGATTTAAGCCAGCCTTATTATGTTTACAATGAGCCATTCCAAAGTCGCGTTGAATTCGCCCAAGCTGAATTTGGTAAACAAGATTTTTCCGTCAGTAGCGGGCGCAATGATGCCTTTATGTGGCCTACAATCGGTCGTGTAGGTCCTGAAGCCAACCGAATGGCATCACAACGACTCGGTACCGAAGGGTCTACTGGGGTTTCTAGTCCAAAACGCTATTTATGGGACGATACCCCTTATTCTCCGGGATGGCGTTTTAGCCGCGCTTTTGGCCAAACCGAAAAAGAGCCATTGGCCACTGCAATCCCAATGACCTATTTATTGAATGACCACGGTGACCCACTTTTTCGTTTAGACGAAAATGATCGTATGCCTGTTTTTACGCCAAACTATACCCGCAGTTCACTGATGACCATCATGCTGACCGAAGTTCTCACTCAAGCATTGACCCAGATGAACAGCTCAGCTCAGCGTTTAAAAATGAATCATGCCAGCGCTCCACGCCAACTGCGCAATATTATCTTAACCATTCCCCCTGCTATGCCTAAACCAGAAAGAGTCATTTTCGAAAACTGCATGGAAAATGCCCTTGGGTTAATTTGGAAAGCGATGGGCTGGAACCCGATTGATAACCCGTTAACATTTAAAGGCAATGATGTTGATTGCCGCCCGCCACTGCCATCTATTCATGTGAAATGGGATGAAGCTACCTGCGGGCAATTGGTTTATCTCTATAACGAAACACAGATCCACTTTGGTGAGCGCACTGAAGCCTTCTTTAAAAGCCAAGTTCGTGATGATAACCGAGCACTCACGGGGGATTCTGTATTAAAAATCGCCTCAATTGATATTGGCGGCGGCACCACCGATCTGGTGATCACCCGTTATAAATTAGATGCGGGTAATGGCAGCAACGTCAAAATTGTTCCTACTCAGCTATTTCGTGAAGGATTCAAAATCGCGGGTGATGATATTCTTTTAGATATCATTAGATTATGCGTATTACCTGCACTGCGTGCCTCATTACTGGATTCCGGTGTCTCTGATCCTGATGCACTGATGTCATCCCTTTTTGGTAGTGAAGGGTTGGATGCGGGGCAGCAAGTGTTGCGCCAGCAGCTTACATTACAAATTTTCAGTCCTATTGGGTTAAAGATCTTAAATCAGTACGAAAATTATAACCCACTGAAAATTTGCGAAAATATTAACACGACGTTTGGTGAGTTTTTATCCCAGCAACCAACTCCAAAAGTGTTCCATTACATCAACGATGCCGTCAATAAAGAACTGGGTGCCAGCGATGCGTTTTCGATTCTCAATGTGCCTTTGCAAGTCAATTTTGCTCAGCTTCATGGGGAGTTTATTTCAGGGCAACGGATCAATATCACCTCCAGCCTGAAGGCCTTGTGTGAAGTGTTACACTACTATTCCTGCGACATTTTGCTGCTAACTGGCCGCCCGTCCCGATTACCGGGTATTCAGGCGCTCTTTAAATTACTGCAACCTGTTCCGCCATCCCGCATTTTACCTTTGCATGGATATAAAACGGGTGGATGGTATCCATTTAATAAAAAAGGCCGAATTGACGATCCGAAATCCACCGCGGCTGTGGGGGCAATGCTCTGCTTGCTCGCTGAAAATTCTCGGTTATTGAATTTTTATTTTTCTATCGGGAATTTCCGTCCTTATTCCACCGTTCGCTATTTAGGCATGTTGGATAGCCATAATACGTTAAGCGATGATGTGGTTTATTACCGAGACATTGACCTCGATCGTCCTGATTACCAACTCAATGAGCAAACTTCGTTTGAAGCTCGAGGTGCCGTCCGTTTAGGCTTTAGACAATTAAATAATGCCCGCTGGCCCGCTTCGCCACTCTACACATTGCGGATTAAGAACCCTAAATTGGCTCAAAAACTCAGTGTCGAAAACGGCGTTATCCGCATGAAATTGCAAGTCGAGCAGCAGCGTCAATCCCGTGACGACAACCCGGTAAGCCTAGAGCGCTTTGTAATTTCCGAGGTTGAAATGCTGGATGCATCGAATGTCAAACCACGAGATTTAAATTTCAAGCTTAACACATTAGCAGACAGTGGTATTGGTGAAACCAACTACTGGATGGACAGCGGGAGTGTATTAGTTAAATGA